One genomic window of Carassius auratus strain Wakin unplaced genomic scaffold, ASM336829v1 scaf_tig00005796, whole genome shotgun sequence includes the following:
- the LOC113071038 gene encoding ankyrin repeat and SOCS box protein 8-like: MSSTMWYIMQSIQSKYSLSERLIRTIAAIRSFPHDNVEDLIRRGADVNRMHGTLKPLHCACMVADADCVELLLEKGAEVNAVDGYNRTALHYAAEKDEGCVELLLEYGAQPNALDGNKDTPLHWAAFKDNPECVRALLESGACPNVRDYNNDTPLSWAAMKGNLESVRVLLEYGAQVHVTNLKGQTPISRLVALLARGLGTEQEEECLELLSRAAGRFEIRRADGSLPRELSKDPQLLARLTSLVAQPPSLRALARCSVRNSLGVQYLPSAVKQLPLPESRERICAPQRLRQKTVLNVRRLLCT, from the exons ATGAGCTCTACTATGTGGTACATCATGCAGAGTATTCAGAGCAAATACTCCTTGTCCGAAAGGCTTATTCGAACCATAGCTGCCATTCGCTCCTTCCCACATGACAATGTGGAAGATCTTATACGCAGG GGAGCAGATGTGAACCGGATGCATGGCACGCTGAAGCCTCTGCACTGTGCCTGTATGGTGGCTGATGCTGACTGTGTGGAGCTTTTGCTGGAGAAAGGTGCCGAG GTAAATGCCGTGGATGGCTACAACCGCACTGCCCTGCATTACGCAGCGGAGAAGGACGAGGGTTGTGTGGAGCTACTTCTAGAATACGGGGCCCAGCCAAATGCTCTGGATGGCAACAAGGATACCCCACTGCACTGGGCCGCGTTCAAAGATAACCCTGAGTGTGTACGGGCCCTGTTAGAGAGCGGCGCGTGCCCGAATGTTCGCGATTACAATAACGACACGCCCCTCAGTTGGGCGGCCATGAAGGGCAACCTGGAGAGCGTCCGTGTGCTGCTGGAGTACGGCGCTCAAGTCCATGTCACCAACCTAAAGGGCCAGACGCCCATCTCACGGCTGGTGGCGCTGCTGGCTCGTGGCCTGGGCACGGAACAAGAGGAAGAGTGCTTGGAGCTGCTTTCCCGTGCTGCGGGGAGGTTCGAGATCCGCAGGGCCGATGGCTCTTTACCACGTGAGCTCAGCAAAGATCCTCAGTTACTGGCTCGACTCACTAGCCTCGTGGCCCAGCCGCCCTCGTTGCGAGCCTTGGCGCGCTGCTCCGTTCGTAACAGCCTGGGAGTTCAGTACCTCCCATCTGCGGTGAAACAGCTCCCACTTCCAGAGTCCCGTGAAAGAATATGTGCTCCTCAGAGACTGAGGCAGAAGACTGTTCTTAATGTCAGACGTCTTCTGTGTACGTGA
- the LOC113071039 gene encoding la-related protein 4-like isoform X1 codes for MSSDQGGEPQLQEEAEPGPKPRGEDEITPGTGGDSGVMVTAKGAGLNPNAKVWQEIPATQSEAPVDGTVASPWSQNNTAKDNSVGKQYAPGFSTPEDNSTAGTVVGVVNGMDPPDQSIPVSEHTTATNVESKLPEEQPVSEETLRESLKKELEFCFSRENLSKDLYLISQMDSDQFVPIWTIASMEGIKVLTTDTDLILDVLRSSPMVQVDEKGEKVRPNHKRCIIILREVPETTPVEEVEALFKNDNCPKVISVEFAHNNNWYITFQSDTDAQQAYKYLREEVKTFQGKPIMARIKAINTFFAKNGYRNLDCSVYPQQTHTQSQYSSPLFMQPVYSPQQQYPLYGIVPPTWTPSPTPYFETPLAPFPNSGFVNGFSSPGHYKTGSTSLNLSRPFSRNRVPLYSRKNVINAFRNHVKPQTRTNDGLSSTVSPVVLVDGLSGLHNPQPPSSAGPVLSSAELNSSFPHLASNDPTDDGTMAGRGRRTTYRGTRRRREDDRTTRPVPLSQVKVPSPKFDLAASNFPPLPGCSASPQGEPVLENRLSDVVRGLNREKQQDSNKESAASPAGPVSEETVSRPTQPVAKMTARVPDPVTSSSNHLEKKPDKMELLVFKETSVTSAPIAAVAPTPAPTAPAPKPQASSSTPAATPQSNTVPSSTPALEPRKLSYAEVCQRPPKDPPPPASTSSPNNASTQPLRELRVNKVEEQQPSSSANKQERPQETGGNYKAREGRQARDSQGFSRSSGPPRSGAGGFKLREQQRRPPFGHRGSPQGGSRHTGKEQNIPPISPKQ; via the exons GTCACTGCTAAAGGAGCTGGTCTGAACCCTAATGCCAAGGTTTGGCAGGAGATCCCTGCAACACAAAGTGAAGCTCCTGTGGATGGCACTGTGGCCTCCCCCTGGTCCCAGAACAATACGGCTAAAG ATAACTCTGTAGGTAAACAGTACGCGCCTGGCTTCTCCACTCCTGAGGACAACAGCACGGCTGGTACTGTAGTGGGGGTAGTGAACGGTATGGACCCCCCTGACCAAAGCATCCCGGTTTCTGAGCACACTACAGCAACTAATG TGGAGTCCAAGCTCCCCGAGGAACAGCCTGTCTCTGAAGAGACCTTGCGTGAGTCTCTCAAAAAAGAATTGGAGTTTTGTTTCTCCAG GGAGAACTTATCTAAGGATCTTTACCTAATATCACAAATGGACAGTGACCAGTTTGTCCCTATTTGGACTATTGCCAGCATGGAAGGAATCAAGGTCCTCACAACTGACACGGACCTCATCTTGGATGTCCTCAGAT CATCTCCGATGGTCCAAGTTGATGAAAAAGGGGAAAAAGTGCGGCCAAATCACAAGCGATGCATCATCATTCTGCGAGAAGTCCCTGAAACAACTCCTGTTGAG GAAGTGGAAGCCTTGTTTAAGAATGACAACTGTCCCAAGGTAATAAGTGTGGAGTTTGCACACAACAACAACTGGTACATTACATTCCAATCGGATACAGATGCTCAACAG GCATACAAATATTTAAGGGAAGAAGTGAAGACATTTCAGGGAAAACCAATCATG GCCAGAATAAAAGCCATCAACACGTTCTTTGCGAAGAATGGTTACCGCAACCTGGACTGCAGTGTGTATCCTCAGCAAACTCACACTCAGTCCCAGTACAGCTCCCCTCTCTTCATGCAGCCTGTTTACAGCCCCCAGCAGCAGTACCCTCTCTACGGCATAGTACCTCCTACCTGGACACCATCTCCGACTCCATACTTTGAGACACCACTC GCACCTTTTCCCAACAGTGGTTTTGTCAATGGATTTAGCTCACCTGGACACTACAAAACTGGCTCAACTTCTCTCAACCTTAGCCGTCCCTTTAGCAGGAACCG TGTTCCACTCTATTCAAGAAAGAATGTAATAAATGCCTTCAG GAACCATGTGAAGCCTCAGACGAGGACTAATGATGGTCTGTCTTCCACTGTGTCTCCGGTGGTTCTTGTGGATGGGCTGTCTGGCCTGCACAACCCCCAGCCTCCATCCAGCGCTGGGCCAGTGCTGTCATCTGCTGAGCTCAACTCATCCTTTCCACACCTAGCTTCCAATGATCCAACTGATGATGGTACCATGGCGGGACGTGGAAG GAGAACGACATACAGAGGCACTCGAAGGCGGCGAGAGGATGATCGTACaaca AGACCAGTTCCCCTGTCTCAAGTGAAGGTACCGTCCCCCAAGTTTGACCTGGCTGCCTCCAACTTCCCACCACTGCCCGGCTGCTCTGCCAGTCCGCAGGGGGAGCCTGTGCTGGAGAACCGCCTCTCTGATGTTGTGCGGGGCCTAAATAGAGAAAAG CAGCAGGATTCAAACAAAGAGTCGGCTGCGAGTCCCGCAGGCCCAGTCTCAGAGGAGACTGTCTCCAGGCCCACCCAGCCTGTAGCCAAGATGACTGCTCGCGTCCCTGATCCTGTGACCTCCAG CTCCAACCACCTGGAGAAGAAACCAGACAAGATGGAGCTTCTGGTTTTTAAAGAGACGTCTGTGACCTCTGCCCCAATCGCAGCTGTGGCACCCACCCCTGCCCCAACAGCACCTGCTCCAAAGCCTCAGGCCAGCTCGTCCACACCTGCAGCCACCCCCCAATCTAACACTGTCCCCTCCAGTACTCCTGCACTG GAACCTCGCAAACTCAGTTACGCCGAAGTATGTCAGCGACCACCTAAGGATCCCCCTCCTCCAGCATCCACTTCCAGCCCCAACAATGCAAGCACGCAGCCTCTGAGAGAGCTGCGCGTCAACAAGGTGGAGGAGCAGCAGCCTTCCAGCTCTGCAAACAAACAGGAGCGGCCTCAGGAAACGGGGGGTAACTACAAGGCCAGGGAGGGCCGACAGGCCCGTGACTCCCAGGGCTTTTCTCGCAGCAGTGGACCCCCCAGAAGCGGTGCAGGGGGGTTCAAGCTACGGGAGCAGCAGAGACGCCCTCCTTTTGGCCATCGCGGTTCCCCCCAGGGAGGTTCCAGACACACTGGAAAAGAGCAGAACATCCCCCCCATATCGCCAAAGCAATGA
- the LOC113071039 gene encoding la-related protein 4-like isoform X2 codes for MSSDQGGEPQLQEEAEPGPKPRGEDEITPGTGGDSGVMVTAKGAGLNPNAKVWQEIPATQSEAPVDGTVASPWSQNNTAKDNSVGKQYAPGFSTPEDNSTAGTVVGVVNGMDPPDQSIPVSEHTTATNVESKLPEEQPVSEETLRESLKKELEFCFSRENLSKDLYLISQMDSDQFVPIWTIASMEGIKVLTTDTDLILDVLRSSPMVQVDEKGEKVRPNHKRCIIILREVPETTPVEEVEALFKNDNCPKVISVEFAHNNNWYITFQSDTDAQQAYKYLREEVKTFQGKPIMARIKAINTFFAKNGYRNLDCSVYPQQTHTQSQYSSPLFMQPVYSPQQQYPLYGIVPPTWTPSPTPYFETPLAPFPNSGFVNGFSSPGHYKTGSTSLNLSRPFSRNRVPLYSRKNVINAFRNHVKPQTRTNDGLSSTVSPVVLVDGLSGLHNPQPPSSAGPVLSSAELNSSFPHLASNDPTDDGTMAGRGRRTTYRGTRRRREDDRTTRPVPLSQVKVPSPKFDLAASNFPPLPGCSASPQGEPVLENRLSDVVRGLNREKQDSNKESAASPAGPVSEETVSRPTQPVAKMTARVPDPVTSSSNHLEKKPDKMELLVFKETSVTSAPIAAVAPTPAPTAPAPKPQASSSTPAATPQSNTVPSSTPALEPRKLSYAEVCQRPPKDPPPPASTSSPNNASTQPLRELRVNKVEEQQPSSSANKQERPQETGGNYKAREGRQARDSQGFSRSSGPPRSGAGGFKLREQQRRPPFGHRGSPQGGSRHTGKEQNIPPISPKQ; via the exons GTCACTGCTAAAGGAGCTGGTCTGAACCCTAATGCCAAGGTTTGGCAGGAGATCCCTGCAACACAAAGTGAAGCTCCTGTGGATGGCACTGTGGCCTCCCCCTGGTCCCAGAACAATACGGCTAAAG ATAACTCTGTAGGTAAACAGTACGCGCCTGGCTTCTCCACTCCTGAGGACAACAGCACGGCTGGTACTGTAGTGGGGGTAGTGAACGGTATGGACCCCCCTGACCAAAGCATCCCGGTTTCTGAGCACACTACAGCAACTAATG TGGAGTCCAAGCTCCCCGAGGAACAGCCTGTCTCTGAAGAGACCTTGCGTGAGTCTCTCAAAAAAGAATTGGAGTTTTGTTTCTCCAG GGAGAACTTATCTAAGGATCTTTACCTAATATCACAAATGGACAGTGACCAGTTTGTCCCTATTTGGACTATTGCCAGCATGGAAGGAATCAAGGTCCTCACAACTGACACGGACCTCATCTTGGATGTCCTCAGAT CATCTCCGATGGTCCAAGTTGATGAAAAAGGGGAAAAAGTGCGGCCAAATCACAAGCGATGCATCATCATTCTGCGAGAAGTCCCTGAAACAACTCCTGTTGAG GAAGTGGAAGCCTTGTTTAAGAATGACAACTGTCCCAAGGTAATAAGTGTGGAGTTTGCACACAACAACAACTGGTACATTACATTCCAATCGGATACAGATGCTCAACAG GCATACAAATATTTAAGGGAAGAAGTGAAGACATTTCAGGGAAAACCAATCATG GCCAGAATAAAAGCCATCAACACGTTCTTTGCGAAGAATGGTTACCGCAACCTGGACTGCAGTGTGTATCCTCAGCAAACTCACACTCAGTCCCAGTACAGCTCCCCTCTCTTCATGCAGCCTGTTTACAGCCCCCAGCAGCAGTACCCTCTCTACGGCATAGTACCTCCTACCTGGACACCATCTCCGACTCCATACTTTGAGACACCACTC GCACCTTTTCCCAACAGTGGTTTTGTCAATGGATTTAGCTCACCTGGACACTACAAAACTGGCTCAACTTCTCTCAACCTTAGCCGTCCCTTTAGCAGGAACCG TGTTCCACTCTATTCAAGAAAGAATGTAATAAATGCCTTCAG GAACCATGTGAAGCCTCAGACGAGGACTAATGATGGTCTGTCTTCCACTGTGTCTCCGGTGGTTCTTGTGGATGGGCTGTCTGGCCTGCACAACCCCCAGCCTCCATCCAGCGCTGGGCCAGTGCTGTCATCTGCTGAGCTCAACTCATCCTTTCCACACCTAGCTTCCAATGATCCAACTGATGATGGTACCATGGCGGGACGTGGAAG GAGAACGACATACAGAGGCACTCGAAGGCGGCGAGAGGATGATCGTACaaca AGACCAGTTCCCCTGTCTCAAGTGAAGGTACCGTCCCCCAAGTTTGACCTGGCTGCCTCCAACTTCCCACCACTGCCCGGCTGCTCTGCCAGTCCGCAGGGGGAGCCTGTGCTGGAGAACCGCCTCTCTGATGTTGTGCGGGGCCTAAATAGAGAAAAG CAGGATTCAAACAAAGAGTCGGCTGCGAGTCCCGCAGGCCCAGTCTCAGAGGAGACTGTCTCCAGGCCCACCCAGCCTGTAGCCAAGATGACTGCTCGCGTCCCTGATCCTGTGACCTCCAG CTCCAACCACCTGGAGAAGAAACCAGACAAGATGGAGCTTCTGGTTTTTAAAGAGACGTCTGTGACCTCTGCCCCAATCGCAGCTGTGGCACCCACCCCTGCCCCAACAGCACCTGCTCCAAAGCCTCAGGCCAGCTCGTCCACACCTGCAGCCACCCCCCAATCTAACACTGTCCCCTCCAGTACTCCTGCACTG GAACCTCGCAAACTCAGTTACGCCGAAGTATGTCAGCGACCACCTAAGGATCCCCCTCCTCCAGCATCCACTTCCAGCCCCAACAATGCAAGCACGCAGCCTCTGAGAGAGCTGCGCGTCAACAAGGTGGAGGAGCAGCAGCCTTCCAGCTCTGCAAACAAACAGGAGCGGCCTCAGGAAACGGGGGGTAACTACAAGGCCAGGGAGGGCCGACAGGCCCGTGACTCCCAGGGCTTTTCTCGCAGCAGTGGACCCCCCAGAAGCGGTGCAGGGGGGTTCAAGCTACGGGAGCAGCAGAGACGCCCTCCTTTTGGCCATCGCGGTTCCCCCCAGGGAGGTTCCAGACACACTGGAAAAGAGCAGAACATCCCCCCCATATCGCCAAAGCAATGA
- the LOC113071039 gene encoding la-related protein 4-like isoform X3 yields MSSDQGGEPQLQEEAEPGPKPRGEDEITPGTGGDSGVMVTAKGAGLNPNAKVWQEIPATQSEAPVDGTVASPWSQNNTAKDNSVGKQYAPGFSTPEDNSTAGTVVGVVNGMDPPDQSIPVSEHTTATNVESKLPEEQPVSEETLRESLKKELEFCFSRENLSKDLYLISQMDSDQFVPIWTIASMEGIKVLTTDTDLILDVLRSSPMVQVDEKGEKVRPNHKRCIIILREVPETTPVEEVEALFKNDNCPKVISVEFAHNNNWYITFQSDTDAQQAYKYLREEVKTFQGKPIMARIKAINTFFAKNGYRNLDCSVYPQQTHTQSQYSSPLFMQPVYSPQQQYPLYGIVPPTWTPSPTPYFETPLAPFPNSGFVNGFSSPGHYKTGSTSLNLSRPFSRNRNHVKPQTRTNDGLSSTVSPVVLVDGLSGLHNPQPPSSAGPVLSSAELNSSFPHLASNDPTDDGTMAGRGRRTTYRGTRRRREDDRTTRPVPLSQVKVPSPKFDLAASNFPPLPGCSASPQGEPVLENRLSDVVRGLNREKQQDSNKESAASPAGPVSEETVSRPTQPVAKMTARVPDPVTSSSNHLEKKPDKMELLVFKETSVTSAPIAAVAPTPAPTAPAPKPQASSSTPAATPQSNTVPSSTPALEPRKLSYAEVCQRPPKDPPPPASTSSPNNASTQPLRELRVNKVEEQQPSSSANKQERPQETGGNYKAREGRQARDSQGFSRSSGPPRSGAGGFKLREQQRRPPFGHRGSPQGGSRHTGKEQNIPPISPKQ; encoded by the exons GTCACTGCTAAAGGAGCTGGTCTGAACCCTAATGCCAAGGTTTGGCAGGAGATCCCTGCAACACAAAGTGAAGCTCCTGTGGATGGCACTGTGGCCTCCCCCTGGTCCCAGAACAATACGGCTAAAG ATAACTCTGTAGGTAAACAGTACGCGCCTGGCTTCTCCACTCCTGAGGACAACAGCACGGCTGGTACTGTAGTGGGGGTAGTGAACGGTATGGACCCCCCTGACCAAAGCATCCCGGTTTCTGAGCACACTACAGCAACTAATG TGGAGTCCAAGCTCCCCGAGGAACAGCCTGTCTCTGAAGAGACCTTGCGTGAGTCTCTCAAAAAAGAATTGGAGTTTTGTTTCTCCAG GGAGAACTTATCTAAGGATCTTTACCTAATATCACAAATGGACAGTGACCAGTTTGTCCCTATTTGGACTATTGCCAGCATGGAAGGAATCAAGGTCCTCACAACTGACACGGACCTCATCTTGGATGTCCTCAGAT CATCTCCGATGGTCCAAGTTGATGAAAAAGGGGAAAAAGTGCGGCCAAATCACAAGCGATGCATCATCATTCTGCGAGAAGTCCCTGAAACAACTCCTGTTGAG GAAGTGGAAGCCTTGTTTAAGAATGACAACTGTCCCAAGGTAATAAGTGTGGAGTTTGCACACAACAACAACTGGTACATTACATTCCAATCGGATACAGATGCTCAACAG GCATACAAATATTTAAGGGAAGAAGTGAAGACATTTCAGGGAAAACCAATCATG GCCAGAATAAAAGCCATCAACACGTTCTTTGCGAAGAATGGTTACCGCAACCTGGACTGCAGTGTGTATCCTCAGCAAACTCACACTCAGTCCCAGTACAGCTCCCCTCTCTTCATGCAGCCTGTTTACAGCCCCCAGCAGCAGTACCCTCTCTACGGCATAGTACCTCCTACCTGGACACCATCTCCGACTCCATACTTTGAGACACCACTC GCACCTTTTCCCAACAGTGGTTTTGTCAATGGATTTAGCTCACCTGGACACTACAAAACTGGCTCAACTTCTCTCAACCTTAGCCGTCCCTTTAGCAGGAACCG GAACCATGTGAAGCCTCAGACGAGGACTAATGATGGTCTGTCTTCCACTGTGTCTCCGGTGGTTCTTGTGGATGGGCTGTCTGGCCTGCACAACCCCCAGCCTCCATCCAGCGCTGGGCCAGTGCTGTCATCTGCTGAGCTCAACTCATCCTTTCCACACCTAGCTTCCAATGATCCAACTGATGATGGTACCATGGCGGGACGTGGAAG GAGAACGACATACAGAGGCACTCGAAGGCGGCGAGAGGATGATCGTACaaca AGACCAGTTCCCCTGTCTCAAGTGAAGGTACCGTCCCCCAAGTTTGACCTGGCTGCCTCCAACTTCCCACCACTGCCCGGCTGCTCTGCCAGTCCGCAGGGGGAGCCTGTGCTGGAGAACCGCCTCTCTGATGTTGTGCGGGGCCTAAATAGAGAAAAG CAGCAGGATTCAAACAAAGAGTCGGCTGCGAGTCCCGCAGGCCCAGTCTCAGAGGAGACTGTCTCCAGGCCCACCCAGCCTGTAGCCAAGATGACTGCTCGCGTCCCTGATCCTGTGACCTCCAG CTCCAACCACCTGGAGAAGAAACCAGACAAGATGGAGCTTCTGGTTTTTAAAGAGACGTCTGTGACCTCTGCCCCAATCGCAGCTGTGGCACCCACCCCTGCCCCAACAGCACCTGCTCCAAAGCCTCAGGCCAGCTCGTCCACACCTGCAGCCACCCCCCAATCTAACACTGTCCCCTCCAGTACTCCTGCACTG GAACCTCGCAAACTCAGTTACGCCGAAGTATGTCAGCGACCACCTAAGGATCCCCCTCCTCCAGCATCCACTTCCAGCCCCAACAATGCAAGCACGCAGCCTCTGAGAGAGCTGCGCGTCAACAAGGTGGAGGAGCAGCAGCCTTCCAGCTCTGCAAACAAACAGGAGCGGCCTCAGGAAACGGGGGGTAACTACAAGGCCAGGGAGGGCCGACAGGCCCGTGACTCCCAGGGCTTTTCTCGCAGCAGTGGACCCCCCAGAAGCGGTGCAGGGGGGTTCAAGCTACGGGAGCAGCAGAGACGCCCTCCTTTTGGCCATCGCGGTTCCCCCCAGGGAGGTTCCAGACACACTGGAAAAGAGCAGAACATCCCCCCCATATCGCCAAAGCAATGA